A genomic region of Gemmatimonadota bacterium contains the following coding sequences:
- a CDS encoding amidohydrolase family protein has product MRHLMNELRATNVKLATILLLAALVAGCAGPSGEAVTVFEGARLIVGDGSTIEDAVFVVENDRFTEVGARADVDVPRGATRVDLTGKTVMPALVNAHVHLSSVADEHADQLRHMAYYGSGAVLSLGLDEGDVGLRMRNELVSDGARSQSAGRGITSPEPGRSEVPHWVTTEAEARAAVRELAAQEVDFVKIWVDDRGGRYERLSSDLYGAVIDEAHANGLRVTAHVFTLEDAKGLLRAGIDAFAHGVRDMDVDDELVELWTARPDVVLVPNLPGPGVAVDLSWLSGTVAADRLEEMQGAQVDRPAAQASFGIQARNLARLNAAGVTIAFGTDGSSPWAVHQELEDMVRTGMTPAEVIVAATSNSADLMEIPDVGSVAAGMSADFIVLDANPLDDITNTRRISAVYLRGTEVDRDALGTRFRGGSQ; this is encoded by the coding sequence ATGCGCCACTTAATGAATGAGCTCCGCGCCACGAACGTGAAGTTGGCCACGATTCTGCTGTTGGCCGCCTTGGTCGCCGGTTGCGCCGGTCCGAGTGGTGAGGCCGTGACGGTGTTCGAGGGCGCCCGACTCATCGTTGGCGACGGAAGCACGATCGAGGATGCCGTATTCGTCGTGGAGAACGATCGCTTCACGGAGGTTGGAGCCCGAGCGGACGTCGACGTTCCGCGGGGCGCCACCCGGGTCGACCTCACTGGGAAGACGGTCATGCCGGCACTCGTGAACGCGCACGTCCACCTGTCGTCGGTGGCCGACGAACACGCCGATCAACTGCGGCACATGGCGTACTACGGATCCGGCGCCGTGCTGAGTCTGGGGCTGGACGAGGGGGACGTTGGCCTCCGGATGCGGAACGAGCTCGTGTCAGATGGCGCGCGGTCCCAGTCCGCGGGGCGTGGCATCACCTCGCCGGAGCCGGGTCGTTCGGAGGTGCCCCACTGGGTCACGACGGAGGCGGAGGCGCGAGCCGCCGTGCGGGAGCTCGCCGCTCAGGAGGTCGACTTCGTGAAGATCTGGGTCGACGATCGCGGTGGCCGATACGAGAGGTTGTCATCCGATCTGTACGGGGCCGTGATCGACGAGGCGCATGCCAACGGCCTACGCGTGACCGCCCACGTGTTCACTCTCGAGGATGCGAAGGGGCTGCTGCGGGCGGGAATCGACGCGTTCGCCCACGGTGTGCGCGACATGGACGTCGACGACGAGCTCGTAGAGCTCTGGACGGCGCGCCCCGACGTGGTCCTCGTCCCGAACCTCCCGGGTCCCGGTGTCGCCGTCGATCTCTCTTGGCTGAGTGGAACGGTGGCCGCGGACCGCCTCGAGGAGATGCAGGGGGCGCAAGTAGACCGTCCGGCGGCGCAGGCGTCGTTCGGGATCCAGGCGCGGAATCTGGCGAGGCTCAACGCCGCGGGGGTCACGATCGCCTTCGGGACGGACGGGAGCTCACCGTGGGCGGTGCATCAGGAGCTCGAGGATATGGTACGGACGGGGATGACCCCGGCCGAGGTGATCGTGGCGGCCACGTCGAACTCCGCGGACCTGATGGAGATACCCGACGTGGGCTCCGTCGCGGCCGGAATGAGCGCCGACTTCATAGTGCTGGACGCGAATCCGCTCGACGACATCACGAATACCAGGCGGATATCCGCCGTGTATCTGAGAGGGACGGAGGTCGACAGGGACGCGCTCGGCACGCGGTTCAGGGGCGGGTCTCAATAG
- a CDS encoding ATP-binding protein, producing MVKQEAPQGLRALGGFAVGYRIWRGTRIGNSSGPKKVSIAYRAIQNGFEARFSTAAQLIEELSNAARTGRLASALHDYLHPHVLVIDEIGYLSLRAVARA from the coding sequence CTGGTGAAACAGGAAGCCCCTCAAGGACTTAGAGCCTTGGGGGGCTTTGCTGTTGGGTATCGGATTTGGCGCGGTACCAGAATCGGTAACAGCTCAGGGCCCAAAAAAGTTTCCATCGCATATCGGGCCATACAGAACGGCTTCGAGGCCCGCTTCAGCACCGCCGCTCAGCTCATCGAGGAACTCTCCAACGCCGCTCGTACCGGACGGCTTGCCTCCGCCCTCCACGACTACCTCCACCCCCACGTCCTTGTGATCGATGAGATCGGATATCTCAGTCTGCGTGCCGTAGCCCGAGCTTGA